In Halapricum desulfuricans, a single window of DNA contains:
- the phoU gene encoding phosphate signaling complex protein PhoU, with translation MSEPSLSERPASLRDDVVAFGDSVHNQLRRALSALDTLDPELARTVVDGDRLVNERYLDLERDCIEVLALHQPVASDLRTVVAAFKILTDLERIADLAANLASLVEPLMAEIRDDAFAAVRLVKIGELASEMVIDALYAFETGDAELCRTVVDRDGSLNDRCQDAMDTVVRQLLDPTETAPFASVAPDVLQRVLVLVRDLERIGDHAANVAARSYYAFEADDALLR, from the coding sequence ATGTCCGAGCCGTCGCTTTCCGAGCGACCGGCGTCGCTCAGAGACGACGTCGTCGCGTTCGGGGACTCCGTCCACAACCAGCTCCGGCGAGCGCTGTCGGCGCTGGACACGCTCGATCCGGAACTCGCCCGGACGGTCGTCGACGGCGACAGGCTCGTCAACGAGCGATACCTCGACCTCGAACGCGACTGCATCGAGGTGCTCGCGCTGCACCAGCCCGTCGCCAGCGACCTCCGGACGGTCGTCGCCGCGTTCAAGATCCTCACCGATCTCGAGCGGATCGCCGATCTGGCGGCGAACCTCGCGTCGCTGGTCGAGCCGCTGATGGCCGAGATCCGGGACGACGCGTTCGCCGCCGTCCGACTGGTCAAGATCGGTGAACTGGCCTCCGAGATGGTCATCGACGCGCTGTACGCCTTTGAGACCGGAGACGCCGAGCTCTGTCGGACTGTCGTCGACCGCGATGGATCGCTCAACGATCGCTGTCAGGACGCGATGGACACGGTCGTTCGACAGCTGCTGGATCCGACCGAGACGGCCCCGTTCGCTAGCGTCGCGCCCGACGTCCTCCAGCGGGTGCTCGTCCTCGTGCGCGATCTCGAACGGATCGGCGACCATGCCGCCAACGTCGCGGCCAGGTCCTACTACGCCTTCGAGGCCGACGACGCGCTGCTGCGGTGA
- a CDS encoding PstS family phosphate ABC transporter substrate-binding protein — protein sequence MVMWDSSVSRRAVLAGSAGVAASFVSGCITTSATPPGQDRQQGAGQSDTLLKTGGSSTVYPIVKLAASHWNGNYPASDLEYWGPSQYDITTSKRLANYWASYYGLDKEDQRTPPFNVSVSLSHSGTGLENLKAGRISIGNASASVSAEFPEMSQEELDKFENHVVGVDAQPIVVSKEIYESGVTRLSAEQLRQIYTGEIDDWRQIDGYSGESKSIQAIGRTPGSGTDTSFRKNLFGDPDTPIPGADQRKGQNQQVKNIISNSDNAIGYMALGFVDDSIETLSLAFDGKEFVPGENLSDPDYPLSRDLHCYTYDGTSKTEAAFLRMIISDFGQEKFVRASNYSALTDERQQNQMDVLPDPEQ from the coding sequence ATGGTAATGTGGGATTCCTCTGTAAGCCGGCGTGCCGTACTGGCAGGGTCTGCCGGAGTCGCAGCATCGTTTGTGAGCGGTTGTATCACGACGAGTGCAACGCCCCCGGGGCAGGACCGTCAGCAGGGAGCCGGACAATCGGATACGCTCCTGAAAACCGGCGGGTCGTCGACAGTGTATCCCATCGTGAAGCTGGCGGCGTCACACTGGAACGGCAATTATCCGGCGTCGGATCTCGAATACTGGGGTCCGAGCCAGTACGATATTACGACGAGCAAGCGCCTCGCAAACTACTGGGCGAGCTATTACGGGCTCGACAAAGAGGATCAAAGGACGCCGCCGTTCAACGTTTCCGTCAGTCTGAGCCACTCCGGAACAGGGCTGGAGAACCTGAAGGCGGGCCGGATTTCGATCGGTAACGCAAGCGCCTCCGTCTCGGCGGAGTTCCCGGAGATGTCCCAGGAGGAGCTCGACAAGTTCGAGAACCACGTGGTCGGCGTCGACGCCCAGCCGATCGTCGTCAGCAAGGAGATCTACGAGTCCGGTGTCACCCGGCTGAGTGCCGAACAGCTGAGGCAGATCTACACCGGCGAGATCGACGACTGGAGACAGATCGACGGGTACAGCGGCGAGAGCAAATCCATTCAGGCGATCGGCCGGACGCCCGGATCCGGGACGGACACGTCGTTCCGGAAGAACCTCTTCGGGGATCCGGATACGCCGATTCCGGGAGCCGACCAGCGGAAGGGACAGAACCAGCAGGTGAAAAACATCATCTCGAACTCCGACAACGCGATCGGCTACATGGCGCTCGGGTTCGTCGATGACTCCATCGAGACGCTTTCGCTCGCGTTCGACGGGAAAGAGTTCGTCCCGGGTGAGAACCTGTCAGACCCGGACTACCCGCTGTCGCGCGACCTCCACTGTTACACCTACGACGGAACCTCGAAAACGGAAGCCGCGTTCCTCAGGATGATCATCAGCGACTTCGGTCAGGAGAAGTTCGTCAGGGCCTCGAACTACTCGGCGCTGACCGACGAACGACAGCAAAACCAGATGGACGTGTTACCCGATCCAGAACAATGA
- the pstC gene encoding phosphate ABC transporter permease subunit PstC — translation MTSLQRFASVDPGEQAISAVAGSLVFLAFVSVFALPQATIYLLGGFVAVTAYGWVTDREQTAKFLFLLMTVSTVLILGLITIYLLVESVPAFSTVGLDLFVQTQWSSGEQVYTLVPMIWGTFVTTIIAMFVAGPLGLAGAIFLSEIAPGWAREITKPAIEVMAGIPSIVYGFLGYIVFSKFLTREATLQLPQLGSLFAVGIVIGLMALPTVVSVAEDALTAVPDSMRDGSHALGVTDWQTTNSVTLPAAFSGVSAAVILGVGRVVGETMAATVILANVTRLPDPLTDVFGNTITLTSLIANQHGTASGLQLSVLFAAGVVLFITVISLSIGSQYIEARMQRKLGGKQ, via the coding sequence ATGACATCGCTGCAGAGGTTTGCCTCGGTCGACCCGGGGGAGCAAGCGATCAGCGCGGTCGCTGGGAGCCTCGTCTTTCTGGCGTTCGTATCAGTGTTTGCGCTTCCGCAGGCGACGATTTACCTTCTCGGCGGCTTCGTCGCCGTGACCGCGTACGGGTGGGTCACTGACCGCGAACAGACGGCGAAGTTCCTGTTTCTGTTGATGACAGTCTCGACGGTTCTCATCCTGGGACTGATCACGATCTATCTGCTCGTCGAGTCGGTCCCCGCGTTCAGTACGGTCGGGCTCGACCTCTTCGTTCAGACCCAGTGGTCGTCCGGCGAACAGGTGTACACGCTCGTGCCGATGATCTGGGGGACGTTCGTCACGACGATCATCGCGATGTTCGTGGCCGGGCCGCTGGGCCTCGCTGGCGCGATATTCCTCAGCGAAATCGCGCCGGGCTGGGCGCGTGAGATAACCAAGCCGGCGATCGAGGTCATGGCGGGGATCCCGTCGATCGTCTACGGCTTTCTCGGCTACATCGTCTTCAGCAAGTTTCTCACGCGTGAGGCGACCCTCCAGTTACCGCAACTGGGAAGCCTCTTCGCCGTCGGAATCGTCATCGGACTGATGGCGCTGCCGACGGTCGTCTCGGTCGCTGAAGACGCGTTGACGGCCGTTCCCGATTCGATGCGGGACGGCTCGCACGCGCTGGGCGTGACCGACTGGCAGACGACGAACTCGGTCACGCTCCCCGCGGCGTTCTCCGGCGTCTCGGCGGCTGTCATCCTCGGCGTCGGGCGGGTCGTCGGGGAGACGATGGCCGCCACGGTGATCCTTGCGAACGTGACGCGGCTCCCGGATCCGCTGACTGACGTCTTCGGAAACACGATCACGCTCACCAGCCTCATCGCGAACCAGCACGGGACCGCCAGCGGACTCCAGCTGTCGGTGCTGTTCGCGGCCGGTGTCGTCCTGTTCATCACCGTCATCTCGCTGAGTATCGGCTCGCAGTATATCGAGGCGCGCATGCAGCGCAAGCTCGGAGGGAAACAATGA
- the pstA gene encoding phosphate ABC transporter permease PstA: MSTDVRTTSLVEVGSSSRELIGGAVVGAAVLTVVVGFLSAAMVVPATSSLLGLEVSTLIGALLVASGLGLLAAGIGSVQGTIEADPTYTPGIPTAVTYGFVWAIAAGIVSLVVFDFGALWPLAALSVAVAVGIGTVLTREDLGVTVPASAFLLASGGSVLLGVLTPGVQWQPPGLSATVTGTVSIPVVAIVGGLLAVWSGARAYGGFGARGRQNGAHALIGANAIAMISLLVVIVAFIAVKGFGPLTEGIKYGFYPGFYHWFHFHVPIVDTYVIVRGPEIWFYWPFVMEPFHQLGSLQSGVLPAIVGTFWLVLGAVVFAVPLGIGAAVFLTEYAEQGRFTQLVEVSTNGLWSTPSIVYGLFGLAFLVPRIGNGRSIVAGQLVLGFMLLPLVVITSREALQSVPDEYRDASAALGVSKWQTIRSVVVPAAMPGVITGVILGVGRIAGETAPILLVTSSDPFEDTVPDVLGSFELTMAPPFVTNEALMEASSALPYQLYGLISAGLGDNLDFAWGTALVLLIVVLGFYAIGIASRVYFRRKLNQ, from the coding sequence ATGAGCACGGACGTCAGAACGACCTCGCTCGTCGAAGTCGGATCGTCCTCGCGAGAACTGATCGGTGGTGCAGTCGTCGGAGCGGCAGTGCTGACCGTCGTCGTCGGGTTTCTCAGCGCTGCGATGGTCGTCCCGGCCACGTCGTCGCTGCTCGGGCTCGAAGTCAGCACGTTGATCGGGGCGCTGCTGGTCGCGTCCGGCCTCGGACTCCTCGCGGCCGGCATCGGATCGGTTCAGGGGACCATCGAGGCCGACCCGACGTACACGCCCGGTATCCCGACGGCTGTCACCTACGGATTCGTGTGGGCGATCGCGGCCGGAATCGTCTCGCTCGTCGTGTTCGATTTCGGCGCGCTCTGGCCGCTGGCCGCACTCTCTGTCGCCGTCGCAGTCGGGATCGGGACGGTGCTCACCCGCGAGGATCTCGGGGTCACGGTCCCGGCGAGCGCGTTCCTCCTCGCGTCCGGCGGAAGCGTTCTCCTCGGGGTGCTCACCCCCGGCGTCCAGTGGCAGCCCCCGGGCCTGTCGGCGACAGTCACCGGAACCGTGTCGATCCCGGTCGTCGCGATCGTCGGCGGACTGCTCGCAGTCTGGTCCGGTGCCAGAGCGTACGGCGGCTTCGGCGCTCGCGGCAGGCAAAACGGCGCGCACGCACTGATCGGGGCCAACGCCATCGCGATGATCTCGTTGCTCGTGGTGATCGTGGCGTTCATCGCGGTCAAGGGGTTCGGACCGCTGACAGAGGGAATCAAGTACGGGTTCTACCCCGGGTTCTATCACTGGTTCCATTTCCACGTCCCGATCGTCGATACGTACGTCATCGTCCGCGGGCCCGAGATCTGGTTCTACTGGCCGTTCGTCATGGAGCCGTTCCATCAGCTGGGCTCGCTGCAGAGCGGCGTGCTGCCGGCGATCGTCGGGACCTTCTGGCTCGTGCTCGGGGCAGTGGTGTTCGCGGTCCCGCTCGGCATCGGTGCCGCCGTGTTCCTCACGGAGTACGCCGAGCAAGGCCGGTTCACGCAGCTCGTCGAGGTCTCTACGAACGGCCTGTGGAGCACGCCGAGTATCGTCTACGGGCTGTTCGGGCTCGCGTTCCTGGTACCGCGTATCGGCAACGGCCGCTCGATCGTCGCCGGCCAGCTGGTTCTCGGGTTCATGCTCCTGCCGCTGGTCGTTATCACGAGTCGGGAAGCGCTACAGAGCGTCCCTGACGAGTACCGCGATGCCAGCGCCGCGCTCGGTGTCAGCAAGTGGCAGACGATCAGAAGCGTCGTCGTTCCCGCCGCGATGCCCGGCGTCATCACCGGGGTCATCCTCGGCGTCGGCCGGATCGCCGGCGAAACGGCACCGATCCTGCTCGTCACCTCGAGCGACCCGTTCGAAGACACCGTACCGGACGTCCTCGGCTCGTTCGAACTCACTATGGCGCCGCCCTTCGTGACGAACGAGGCGCTAATGGAAGCATCGAGCGCGCTCCCCTACCAGCTGTACGGGCTTATTTCGGCCGGCCTCGGCGACAACCTCGACTTCGCGTGGGGGACCGCACTGGTCCTGCTGATCGTCGTTCTTGGGTTCTACGCGATCGGTATCGCATCGCGAGTGTACTTCCGACGGAAACTCAACCAATGA
- the pstB gene encoding phosphate ABC transporter ATP-binding protein PstB, which translates to MSDSQATHETESTGIETSTSSTTTAGETDERIDDSWLEYEFEGEPKLSVQNLDVYYGDEHALKDVSMDIPEQSVTALIGPSGCGKSTFLRSLNRMNDRIKSARVEGTVELDGRDIYQDGTNLVELRKRVGMVFQSPNPFPKSIKDNVSYGPRKHGDINTGLLASLLGKDESDKEAELVERSLTQAALWDEVSDRLDDNALGLSGGQQQRLCIARALATDPEVLLMDEPASALDPIATSKIEDLIEELAEEYTVVVVTHNMQQAARISDQTAVFLTGGELVEYDDTEKIFESPESQRVEDYITGKFG; encoded by the coding sequence ATGAGCGATTCACAAGCCACACACGAAACAGAGAGCACAGGCATCGAGACGAGCACATCCAGTACGACGACGGCTGGCGAAACCGACGAACGGATCGACGACAGCTGGCTCGAGTACGAGTTCGAGGGAGAGCCGAAGCTCTCGGTGCAGAACCTCGATGTTTACTACGGCGACGAACACGCGCTGAAGGACGTCTCGATGGACATCCCCGAGCAGAGCGTGACGGCGCTCATTGGCCCTTCGGGCTGTGGGAAATCGACATTCCTGCGGTCGCTCAACCGGATGAACGACCGGATCAAGAGCGCTCGCGTCGAGGGGACCGTCGAACTCGACGGCCGGGATATCTACCAGGACGGGACGAACCTCGTCGAATTGCGCAAGCGCGTCGGAATGGTGTTTCAGTCGCCGAATCCCTTCCCGAAGTCGATCAAGGACAACGTCTCTTACGGTCCACGCAAACACGGGGACATCAACACCGGGTTGCTCGCCAGTCTGCTGGGCAAAGACGAATCGGACAAGGAAGCGGAACTCGTCGAACGCTCGCTCACGCAGGCAGCGCTGTGGGACGAAGTCAGCGATCGGCTAGACGACAACGCGCTCGGACTCTCGGGCGGTCAGCAACAGCGGCTCTGCATCGCCCGGGCGCTGGCGACCGATCCGGAGGTGCTGCTGATGGACGAACCGGCGAGCGCGCTCGACCCCATCGCCACCTCGAAGATCGAGGACCTCATCGAGGAACTCGCCGAGGAGTACACCGTCGTCGTCGTCACCCACAACATGCAGCAGGCCGCTCGCATCTCCGATCAGACCGCCGTCTTCCTCACCGGCGGCGAACTCGTCGAGTACGACGACACCGAGAAGATCTTCGAGAGCCCCGAGAGCCAGCGCGTCGAGGACTACATCACCGGCAAGTTCGGCTAG
- the phoU gene encoding phosphate signaling complex protein PhoU has protein sequence MPRESYQEKLDALREDVLYMSEVVLDRVRMGQEALQQKDEQLAQDVIDNDYEINQLYLDLEQDCVNLLALQQPVAGDLRFIAASFKIITDLERIADLATNLGEYTLEADRDVFPEVDAQEIGDAVVEMVEDAMDAYAEEDVDACFEIAERDDEVDAMCADASDTVMRDLIEREATTAADDEDIEQLMTDVSRLLLTIRDLERIGDHAVNIAARTLYMVENDDELIY, from the coding sequence ATGCCACGAGAATCCTATCAAGAGAAACTCGACGCCCTCCGCGAGGACGTCCTCTACATGAGCGAGGTCGTCCTCGATCGCGTCCGGATGGGCCAGGAAGCGCTCCAGCAGAAAGACGAACAGCTCGCACAGGACGTCATCGACAACGACTACGAGATCAACCAGCTGTATCTCGATCTCGAACAGGACTGCGTGAACCTCCTCGCGCTCCAGCAGCCGGTCGCCGGCGACCTGCGCTTCATCGCCGCCTCGTTCAAGATCATCACCGACCTCGAACGGATCGCCGACCTCGCGACGAACCTCGGCGAGTACACGCTCGAAGCCGACCGTGACGTCTTCCCTGAGGTCGACGCCCAGGAGATCGGCGATGCGGTCGTCGAGATGGTTGAAGACGCGATGGACGCCTACGCCGAAGAGGACGTCGACGCCTGTTTCGAGATCGCCGAGCGCGACGACGAGGTCGACGCGATGTGTGCCGACGCCTCCGATACCGTCATGCGCGATCTGATCGAGCGCGAGGCGACCACGGCGGCCGACGACGAGGACATCGAGCAACTGATGACCGACGTTTCGCGACTGCTGTTGACGATCCGCGACCTCGAACGGATCGGCGATCACGCGGTCAACATCGCCGCCCGGACGCTGTACATGGTCGAGAACGACGACGAACTCATCTACTGA
- a CDS encoding flippase-like domain-containing protein: MNRAVEVSVVLPAYNEADTIERTVEVTLATLEEFLPAGAFEVIVAEDGCADRTPEIASRLADEDERVRHVHSDQRLGRGGALEYAFRQARGETLAYFDTDLATDMSHLEELIESVRSEGYEFATGSRWIPGNTADRPAKRGIPSRGFNVLVQLLLRSELQDHQCGFKAFDREVLFDVLEDVEDSHWFWDTEVLVHAQRAGYEVREFPVEWTPKGDSKVDLVRDVFGMGSQIVRTFWQVSVSPRLDRRVNVAVGTGLVALALVLMTTYLDPGEVWANMRQADLLVVGASVLVYLCSWPLRGTRYRDILERLGYRSDPAFLTGAIFISQTGNLVFPARLGDAVRAYVMKARRSVPYPSGFASLAIERVFDLLTIAFLAGVVVLGMVVTMSPAELQTAIAGTELAGGQEQAGRTAMVVAAGVGAAAIAVTLGIVLSARSDRNYVRGAVSRLSNDSYADYVAGVIERFAGDVQTVASDRRAFALVGTTSLLVWTIDVLTAVVVLAAFGVELTPFLVGVAFFAVSVGNLAKVLPLTPAGLGLYEGAFAIIVVGLTPLSGPLAISIAVVDHAVKNLVTLAGGLVSMAWLNVSLTTAVEETEAIADDERTRATRE; encoded by the coding sequence ATGAATCGTGCGGTCGAAGTGAGCGTCGTCCTGCCCGCCTACAACGAGGCGGACACGATCGAGCGGACCGTCGAGGTCACGCTCGCGACGCTGGAGGAGTTTCTGCCTGCCGGCGCGTTCGAGGTGATCGTCGCCGAGGACGGCTGTGCGGACCGCACGCCCGAGATCGCGTCCCGGCTGGCCGACGAAGACGAGCGCGTGCGCCACGTCCACAGCGACCAGCGCCTCGGCCGGGGCGGCGCGCTGGAGTACGCCTTCCGGCAGGCCCGCGGCGAGACGCTGGCGTACTTCGATACGGATCTCGCGACGGACATGTCCCATCTTGAGGAGTTGATCGAGAGCGTCCGCAGCGAGGGCTACGAGTTCGCGACCGGATCGCGGTGGATCCCCGGCAACACGGCGGATCGGCCCGCCAAGCGCGGGATCCCGAGCCGGGGGTTCAACGTGCTCGTGCAACTGCTGTTGCGCTCGGAACTGCAAGACCACCAGTGTGGCTTCAAGGCCTTCGACCGGGAGGTGCTGTTCGACGTGCTGGAAGACGTCGAGGACAGCCACTGGTTCTGGGACACCGAGGTGCTGGTCCACGCCCAGCGCGCCGGCTACGAGGTCAGGGAGTTCCCCGTCGAGTGGACGCCGAAAGGCGATTCAAAGGTCGACCTCGTCCGGGACGTCTTCGGAATGGGTAGCCAGATCGTCCGCACCTTCTGGCAGGTGTCGGTCAGTCCGCGCCTCGACCGCCGGGTGAACGTCGCCGTCGGGACGGGACTGGTCGCGCTCGCGCTGGTGTTAATGACGACGTATCTCGACCCCGGCGAGGTGTGGGCCAACATGCGACAGGCCGACCTGCTTGTGGTCGGCGCATCGGTGCTCGTGTACCTCTGCTCTTGGCCGCTTCGGGGGACGCGCTATCGTGACATCCTCGAACGGCTGGGCTATCGGTCGGACCCGGCGTTTCTGACGGGGGCGATCTTCATCAGTCAGACCGGCAATCTGGTCTTTCCCGCCAGACTGGGCGACGCCGTCCGCGCCTACGTGATGAAGGCCCGCCGGTCGGTGCCGTACCCGTCGGGGTTCGCCTCGCTGGCGATCGAGCGCGTCTTCGACCTGCTGACGATCGCCTTCCTGGCCGGTGTCGTCGTGCTGGGGATGGTCGTCACGATGTCGCCGGCGGAACTCCAGACGGCCATCGCCGGGACGGAACTGGCCGGCGGTCAGGAGCAGGCCGGTCGGACGGCGATGGTCGTCGCCGCGGGCGTCGGCGCGGCCGCGATCGCCGTGACGCTCGGGATCGTTCTCAGCGCCCGAAGCGACCGCAACTACGTCCGTGGGGCCGTCTCGCGGCTCAGCAACGACAGCTACGCCGACTACGTCGCCGGCGTGATCGAGCGGTTCGCGGGGGACGTCCAGACGGTCGCCAGCGACCGGCGCGCGTTCGCGCTGGTCGGCACGACCAGCCTGCTCGTCTGGACGATCGACGTGCTCACAGCGGTGGTCGTGCTGGCGGCCTTCGGCGTCGAACTCACGCCGTTTCTGGTCGGCGTCGCCTTTTTCGCGGTCAGCGTCGGTAACCTCGCGAAGGTGTTGCCGCTGACGCCGGCCGGTCTTGGCCTCTACGAGGGGGCCTTCGCGATCATCGTCGTCGGCCTGACGCCGCTCTCGGGACCGCTCGCGATCAGCATCGCTGTCGTCGATCACGCCGTCAAGAACCTGGTGACGCTCGCCGGCGGCCTGGTCTCGATGGCCTGGCTCAACGTCTCGCTGACGACCGCCGTCGAGGAGACCGAGGCCATCGCCGACGACGAACGCACACGCGCGACTCGCGAGTAA
- a CDS encoding methylglyoxal synthase, whose amino-acid sequence MTRIALIAHDDEKPEMIDFAESYQSYLSTVDIVCTGTTGQRIAEATGLEVERKQSGPLGGDMEIGAEAANDRIDGIVFLRDPLTAQPHEPDISALLRICDVHDTPLATTRTAAEYVLEGLAREDGHELG is encoded by the coding sequence ATGACGCGCATCGCGCTGATCGCACACGACGACGAGAAGCCCGAAATGATCGACTTCGCCGAGAGCTATCAGTCGTATCTTTCGACCGTGGACATCGTCTGTACCGGTACGACGGGCCAGCGGATCGCCGAGGCGACGGGACTGGAGGTCGAGCGCAAGCAGTCCGGCCCGCTCGGCGGCGATATGGAGATCGGGGCCGAGGCCGCCAACGACCGGATCGACGGCATCGTTTTCCTGCGGGACCCGCTGACCGCCCAGCCCCACGAACCCGATATCTCGGCGCTGCTGCGGATCTGTGACGTCCACGACACGCCGCTCGCGACCACCCGGACCGCCGCGGAGTACGTCCTCGAAGGGCTGGCACGCGAGGACGGCCACGAACTCGGCTAG
- a CDS encoding HalOD1 output domain-containing protein, translating into MSADEPYIVREEDGDADDAAAWVAPEPASDVITDAIVAESDLEVDEVEPLEEHVDFETLRAVLTGDRQSPVTFSIGGWSVTVDRDGAVEITDE; encoded by the coding sequence ATGAGCGCAGACGAGCCGTACATCGTTCGCGAGGAAGACGGCGACGCGGACGACGCAGCGGCGTGGGTCGCTCCGGAACCGGCTTCGGACGTGATCACCGACGCGATTGTCGCCGAGAGCGACCTCGAGGTCGACGAGGTCGAACCGCTCGAAGAACACGTCGACTTCGAGACGCTGCGGGCCGTGCTGACCGGCGACCGACAGTCTCCGGTGACGTTCTCGATCGGCGGCTGGAGCGTCACCGTCGACCGGGACGGGGCGGTCGAGATCACTGACGAATAG
- a CDS encoding FeoC-like transcriptional regulator, whose product MSLYEDVLARLESGETPERIADAVDRRPDAIEAMIEEMRRRGHLTRIDCSGTACDRCPVGGSCSMAGDVPAQYVVSRDGQSLLAADGETPSEATGDE is encoded by the coding sequence ATGAGCCTCTACGAGGACGTCCTCGCTCGCCTCGAGAGCGGCGAGACGCCCGAGCGGATCGCCGACGCCGTCGACCGCCGGCCCGACGCGATCGAGGCGATGATCGAGGAGATGCGCCGGCGCGGTCACCTGACGCGGATCGACTGCTCGGGGACCGCCTGTGATCGCTGTCCGGTCGGCGGATCGTGTTCGATGGCCGGCGACGTGCCGGCCCAGTACGTCGTCTCGAGAGACGGGCAGTCGCTGCTCGCGGCCGACGGCGAGACGCCGTCCGAAGCGACCGGCGACGAATGA